A single Vanacampus margaritifer isolate UIUO_Vmar chromosome 7, RoL_Vmar_1.0, whole genome shotgun sequence DNA region contains:
- the LOC144055122 gene encoding uncharacterized protein LOC144055122: protein MAGFCSLARGSHSAAFGINAGAVPPVRGRSRRAEPTGSQKPFGIEAGTAPAAHGGRPRAAGSQRQFGIEAGPALATHGSRAPVAPACGSRLALRGGTAPPARGSRAPTPPAAVRTHLRERERWDRLVSSPAERGPLLFLSRKSTTPQPGPASLPRCFCELAGSVERQQCGKRQPSLLRRARQKIM, encoded by the coding sequence ATGGCTGGTTTCTGCTCGCTGGCTCGTGGAAGCCACTCGGCAGCGTTCGGGATCAATGCAGGTGCTGTGCCGCCGGTTCGAGGAAGATCGAGGCGGGCCGAGCCTACCGGCTCGCAAAAGCCGTTCGGCATTGAGGCGGGCACTGCGCCGGCGGCTCACGGAGGCCGCCCCCGCGCTGCCGGCTCGCAGAGGCAGTTTGGCATCGAGGCAGGCCCTGCGCTGGCGACTCATGGAAGCCGTGCCCCCGTGGCACCGGCTTGTGGAAGCCGTTTGGCATTGAGGGGGGGCACGGCGCCCCCGGCTCGCGGAAGCCGCGCCCCCACACCACCGGCCGCCGTCAGGACACATTTGCGCGAGAGAGAGAGGTGGGACCGCCTGGTCTCATCGCCGGCCGAGCGGGGACCTCTGCTCTTTCTCTCGCGAAAGTCCACCACCCCGCAACCGGGGCCAGCCTCGCTGCCGAGGTGCTTCTGCGAGCTGGCAGGCTCCGTGGAAAGACAGCAGTGTGGGAAGCGGCAACCGAGTTTGCTGAGGCG